From Paenibacillus sp. FSL H8-0537:
CTCCTGCATTTTCTTCAGCAAACAGAGTATTTCCTCTCCCGTTTCCTGATCCAGCGCAGTCGTTGGTTCATCGGCAATAAGCAGCTTCGGCTGAAGCAGCATGGCTGCCGCAATCGAAACCCGCTGCAATTGGCCTCCACTGAGCTCACACGGATAGCTCTTAAATACGCGCTCTGCCGGTAGAAGCACCTCTTCTAAGCAAGTCAAAATTTGCTTTCTCCGCTCCTTGCGTCCTAAGCCACTATGGGCTTGCAGCGTTTCATCCAGCTGCTTCCCCAGTCGAATAAAGGGACTGAACATCCCCGCATAATCTTGGAAAACATAAGCAATCTCTTTGCCTCGCAGCCCGTTTATTTGATGGGCCGAAAGCTCCGAAAGGGATTGTCCCTTGACCAAAATCTCGCCATTCGTCATACGCACAGACGGAGGCAGCAAACCCGCGATCGCGAGGCCCGTCAGCGTTTTCCCGCTGCCGCTTTCACCAATTAATGCGAGCCATTGCTGCTTTTCAATAGATAGATGAAGGTCTTGAACAAGCTGCTGCCGCCCTGCGTTTAAGCTAAGTCCTGTTATTTTCAATACGCTCATCGCTGTGACCTCCTTTACTCCCTGCTGCGCTTCACATCCAGCCGATCACGAATCCGATCCCCCCAAGCGTTGGACAATAGTACAACTAGCATAATCGCAAGTCCCGGCGCAAGCATCAAATACGGAGCCTGATGAAAATAGGCGCGGCCTTCATTCAGCATCGCTCCCCATTCTGGAGACGGCGGCTGAACGCCAAGTCCAATATAAGATAACGACGCAATCATCAAAATAATTTTGCCCACGTCCAGCGAAGCAATAACGATCACATGGCTGAAGGCATGCGGCAGCAAATGCTTCATGACGATATGGAGCGAGCTTAAGCCATTCAAGCGGGCAATCGCTATATAATCCTTGTGCTTTTCAGACCTGACACTATTGCGCACAATACGTGAGTAAGCGATCCATTTGACCGCTGCAATGGCAAAAATCAGATTAAAAATGTCCGGTCCTAGCAGGCCGCTTAACACAATAGCAATGATGAAATCCGGAAATGCAAGAAAGGAATCCGACACACGCATGAATAGGCGATCGACGAAGCCGCCGATATATCCCGACAGCAGCCCTACAGGGATGCCAATGCTTAGCGCTGCCACAAGCACGATCACACTCGCGCCTATCGTATTCCGACCTCCAAGGAGCAGACGCGAAAACAAATCTCTGCCGAGTCCGTCGGTTCCCAGCCAATATTGCGCCGTCGGCGGCAGCAAGCGGTCGTTAAGATTCACTACGTATGGATCATGTGGAACGAGGAAAACCGACAAAGAAAGCACAGCGATAAGAAGCATGGCTATATATCCGGCAAAACCTATTTTCTTCATCGGTTCTCCCCTTTCAAACGCATTTCCGGGTTCAGAGCATGATTCGCCAAATCCACCAGCAAATGAATAAGCGTGACGGCAAATCCCATCACGACCATATAACCTTGAATGACCGGATAATCCCTGCTCTGAATGGCATCCACAATAAATTTGCCCATGCCTGGATAAGCAAACAGCACCTCAATGACAACCGTGCCGCCGAGCAAGCTGCCTATGCTGACACCGAACATCGTCACAACGGGCGTAAGCGCATGGCGAAAGGCATGACGGAGCAAAATTTTTCCGCTGCCAATGCCGCGCGACCTCGCTCCCCTAATAAAATCCTGCGTTAAGCTATCCATCAGGCTGGAGCGAAGCAAGCGGACATAAACGGCAGACATCGTAAGCCCGAGCGTCAGCGAAGGCAGCACGAGATGTGCAAGAGTCCCCGTTCCCATTGACGGCAATAAGCCCGCCCTTACAGATAGCCCTTCTATTAAAAGAAGCCCTAGCCAAAAGCTAGGGATTGAAGTTCCCAAAACAGCAAGAAGCCTACTTGCGCGGTCAATGAAACGATTGGGATAAAGGGCCGACAAAGCGCCGAGCGGAACTGCAATGAGCAATAAAATGAGCAGCGAGCTGCCAGTAAGCAGCAGCGTGGCTGGCATTTTACGAAGCAGCTCCTCGCTGACTGGCCGATTCGTCATATACGACTTTCCCAAATCTAGATGGGCCAGCCTGGCAAGCCAGCTGCCATACTGAACCAATACCGGCTCGTTTAGCCCCAGCTCCTCCCTCTGTTGCTTGATTTCTGAGCTTGTGATCGCAACGTCATCTGAACGAAGCATTTGCTTAACGGCATCTCCCGGAGCAAGCTTAACGAAGACGAAGCTGACGAAGGAAAGCAGCAAAATAAACAGAACAAGCTCTACGCCCCTTTTCCAAACGATGCTCATTTCACTTCTACATCCAGCTCATTCGTCAGCATATAATATTCGCTTTTACTCGTCACCCAGTTTTTCACCTTGTCACGGTACAAAACGAGCGTATTGGGATGAACGAGGTAGGAATAATACATTTCTTCATTAATGCGGGTAAGCGCCTGTTTAATTAAAGCATAACGCGCATTCGTATCCACCGTCTGATCCAGCTCATCAATCCAAGCGCTCAGCTCTTGGTCGTTGATTTTACCGAAATTGAGCGAGCCATCCGGCTTAAAGGCTACATTTAGAAAATAACTCGCATCCCCGCGCGGCGCAATTAACGGGCTGTATGTGCCCAAATCCCAATCATCCTTCTCCAGCAAATAATCCTCGTATTTATCGACTTGTGCGATCGTTATGGCAATGCCAAGCTCCTTCGCTTGCGATTGCAGCACTTGGGCCAGCAATGGAAATTCCGCACGCGAAGCGTACGTGACCAGCTTGAAGGAAAGCGGCTGGCCATCCTTGGTCACCTTGCCCTGCTTAACCTCATAGCCTGCTTGCTGAAACCATTTGAGAGCAGCGTCAACTCCGCTTTCCTTCGATTCATAGCCGGGCACGAACGGAAATTCCGGCAAAAAAGGACCGCTGGCAACCGTCGCTTGGCCGCCCATAATGGCGTCCTTCAACTCATCGCGATTGACGAGTGCATCGAAAGCTTTGCGAACATATTTGTTTTGAAAATCTGCATGCTTCGTATTAAAAATAAGCTCATGTGTCCGCAAGCTGACAACAGAATCCAAATGCAGGCTGGCATCATTTTTCATCGTTTCCATGCTTTCAACTGGCGGACGGTACACAATATCCGCATCCCCTGCCATGAGCGCTGACAAGCGGGCATTGGCATCCTCATTAAAGCTGAAGGTCGCATGGTTGAGCTTTGCAGCACCGTCCCAATATTTGTCGTAGCGATCCAGCTTAAGCGAGCTGCCTGAAGTGAACGAGGCTACTTGAAACGGACCGGTTCCGATTGGCTTTTTATCCGGCTCCGGTGCAGACACGTCAATAATCGCTGTATTGGGATGAACCAGCTCCGATGGAAACTGGGGAAATGGCTGCTCCGTCGTAATTTGCAAGCTTTGTCCGCTGGCTTCCATTTGCTTGATTTTCAAAACCTGCTTCACGCCCGGGTTTTGCTCCATCGCCCGCTCAAGGGATTGCTTGACAGCATCCGCATCGAGCGCCTTACCATTTTGGAACGTCACCTGTTCCCGAATTTTAAACGTCCAATGCTGCCCATCTGGGCTGCTCCACTCCTTTGCAAGCCAAGGCTGGATTTGGAGGTCTTCGCCCAGCTTGACCAGCGTTTCAACAACACCTGCTCGGAGCGGGGTGTAATCCAGATGTGGATCTATCGTTTGGCTTGCAAAGTTAAACAGAAAGGACAGCTCCTTCTCAGGCGGTTGTGATTGCTCTCCGTTCGTATTTGCCCCTTTGGAGCAGGCCGCCGCGAGCAGCAGCAAACCGATGAATAGAATGAATGGGATGATTTTTCGCATATGCAATGTAAGCTTACCTCCATATTTTCAAATGATACAAGATTACCTGCCTCATCGTACCTTAAGAAGCCCTGAATGATAATAGCCCTATCGAGCTATTGCACAGCAAAAAATGTGACAATAATAAGCCGTTCTCATGATCCTCGCGAGCTCCTGCCTGGCAGGCATGAAGGTGAGATATAACGGTACGGTTTGTTTAGACGAAACCGTTCGCAGGCTGCTCCCTTGTATCAGAAGCAAATAAAGGATTATACCGACCCCAGAAATAAAAACAGAGGCAGCCCTGGGCGAGTAAATAAAGCCCTAGACTGCCACTGTTTTATTGAACTATCGTGCTCTGTTAACTTAATCATCTGCACATTAAATTAATGATTTACACTCTCTTTTTTCTTTTCCTTTTCCAACTGCCTTAATATAAAGGTATGTCTATAGTTGTATCTGAGGCGCACAATGTCCACGTACCAAGAATGGTAACACAGAAATATGAAGGTCTTCCTTTATTACCTATTTGGTATTTCATCGGAAAATATTATTTTTTTCCTTTTTATGCAATTCGCATAATAACAAGGTGTGCGGAATCTGACCATGTTCCTCCAGCTAATGGAGAAATCGTGAGTGCCGTAGAATTGCCAGCAGGATTGCGAACGGTGATGATTGAATTAATGGTAGTTGTTTGCACAAGCGCCATTCCTACTATTTGAGTAGTACCTGTTGCACGCCCGACCACCGTATAGGCCAGATCAGCCCCATTTAATGTTAAAATCAGTTGACCCGCTTCGTTTGCATTGACCTGAAACAAAACCTGATATGTGCCAATTGCCGACAAGTTAAAGGAGCTCGCATTTATACGGGTAATTGCAGTCCCGCTAATTGGACCATCTTGCGGAAAACTTACGTCCGTGTTGGGAGCAACAGTTGCTGTATTATTAGGAGGCATCAAGGCAAAAAAATCTGCAAAGCCTAATACTCCTCCGGCTGGTCCCACTGGTCCCGTTGCTCCTGTTAGACCAGTTGAACCCTCTGCTCCCGCAGGTCCTGCTGGTCCTGCAGGTCCGGCTGGTCCAACCGTACCAATTGCTCCTGCTAGTCCTGCTAGTCCTGCTAGTCCTTGTGGTCCAAGAGCACCTATCGCTCCGACAAGTCCTGCTGCTCCTTGAGGTCCAAGTGCTCCTGCAATTCCTTCGGGTCCAAGTGAACCAATCGCTCCGACAAGTCCTGCTAATCCTTGGGGGCCAAGTGCTCCTGCAATTCCTTCGGGTCCAAGTGAACCAATTGCTCCGACAAGTCCTGCTAATCCTTGGGGGCCAAGTGCTCCTGCAATTCCTTCGGGTCCAAGTGCGCCAATTGCTCCGACAAGTCCTGCTAATCCTTGGGGGCCGAGTGCTCCTGCAACTCCTTGAGGCCCAGCTTCTGCTATCGCTCCCGCAAGTCCTTGAAGTAATTGCTGTCCTTCAGGCGGGGGACACTTTTTACAAACCCTGTTTTTAATTTCCCGATGACGACGTTTCTTTTTTTTATCTTTTGGATGGCACACAATTGTGGTTTTCTTTTTACACCGTTTTTTTGTTGCGGGACAACTCAATACTGACACCTCCCTATATATGGTTCAGTGTACGTGAGTCGGTTTTTTTAGGTATGGACTAATACCCTGTATTCGCTAGACTAAAAACTATTTTTAGAAAATTGGGTTAATACTAGGGTATGCTTATACCACAAAATCCCATAATATTTTGTTTGTGATTTAGTAATTTAACATTAATAAAACTATTCCTTCTCTTCGTCAACCCAAAACAAATTCGGGTCTTTTTGCACCTTCAATACCTCCCCTTAGTCAATTGCTAAAGGCAAGCAAAATAACCATATAAATCGTTTTTGCATTTTCTAATCACAATTGACTTCTTTAACCAGACAGGCTAACGTTTAGTCTATTAAATGTTTATAAGCGTCAAGGAGGAATACGTTATGCAATATGCAACATTCGCTGGCGGCTGTTTTTGGTGTATGGTTACCCCTTTCGAGGAGCTCCCAGGCATACATAGTATTATATCTGGCTATATGGGCGGACATCAGGAGAACCCGACTTATGAGCAGGTGAGAACAGGAGAGACGGGACATGCCGAGGTTGTGCAAATTGCCTTCGATCCGCAGCTGTTCCCTTATGAGCGTCTGCTTGAGCTGTATTGGCCGCAAATTGATCCGACGGACGAAGGCGGTCAATTTCAAGATCGCGGCAGCCAGTACCGTACGGTCATTTTTTATCATAATGAAGAGCAGCAGGCTCTGGCTCTCGCTACCAAGAAGAAGCTTGCAAGCAGCGGACGTTTCGATAAACCGATCGTAACAGAGATTCGGGCGGCAGATACGTTTTATGCAGCGGAGGAATATCATCAAAACTTCCATATGAAAAATCCAATGCATTACAAAGAGGATCGTGCACAATCGGGCCGCGACGAATTTATTGAGCAGAAATGGAAATAGTGCTTAACTTAGAAGAAAAAATACCAAACACCCCGTCAGCCGTTTGCTGGCGGGGTGTTTGGTTATGTAAGCTTACATCTAAATACCTTACTGCCCCTTCAGCCGCTGCTCCTCATTGCTCATTGGCTGCAGCTTGAGCGCAGCGCAGCATCATCAGACAAAAAGATCGGTTATGCCCAATATAAAAAGAGGATAGGTCATAGCGATTCCGAGCCGGTTCGAACGTTACGAGCAGGCGATGCTTCATCCGCTTCATCGCAAGCTGTATGAATCGCTCCGTCTGCTCACAAGCCAGAAACGTAATATACGCATACAGCGAATGATCCTCCGGCTCATCAAGCACGCTCACGCCAGCGCATGAAAATTCCGTCGGTATGCTCTGCTCCTTGAGCAGCGTGAGCGCAGGAAGCAGCTCCGCATCTATCGCGACATGCCCAAGCAGCAACGTTTGCTTCGGATGCTTGGTTATTTTTTCACGCGCCCGCCAGTTCTGCAATTCCCGTTCACGCCGCTGCCAGCGCAGCGCAGCATGCATGCTTATTACCTTTTCCGCTTCGCAAGCCATGCTCAAACTTGTCATATAAGACACGCTTCCTCACCATCCTTCTCTCCAAATCGTATAAACCGAGCCTTCCCTCCACATCGCCAAAAAAAGCTAACCACTACACCGCGATGATTTTTGGTTTATATTCACTCAACGCCTCCTGAATATGAGACTGGAGCAGCGGGCTGCTATCAATGATCGCCTTACGCTTCGCCTTGAGCACAATTTGCTCCATATCCGCAAAGCTGCATCCGGCAAGCAGACTGGCGGCCGTATCATATATATGAGCCTGCTGTTCAAAATCTCCAATTAAAAGCGATATATATTCGTACCTGCTGCGATCATCCGGCATGCCGTAATGCATCTTCGTATCGAAGCGCCGCCATATCGCATTGTCCAGCTCCTCCTCCAAATTAGTTGCCGCAATAAAAATACTTTCGCAATCAAACTCGTCCAAGCACTGCAATAGCGTATTAACGACCCTCGCCATTTCCTTCACTTCATCATTATTTTCACGGGTCCTTGCAATCGCATCGAACTCATCGAGAAATAAGACGCAGGGGGTCGCTTTGGCGTAATCGAATATTTTGCGGACATTGCTCGCCGTCTCTCCTAGATGACTATGGATAATCGCATCGAGCCTGACCAAAATAAGCGGAACATCCAACCGCTGCGCAATGTAGAAGGCGGTCAATGTTTTTCCCGTACCTGGCGGCCCGTACATAACGACTTTGTTGGGAATTGGCACATCATGCTCCTCAAACTTTTCCTTCATGCCCATAATCGTAAAAAATTCTTCCACGATTTGCCGATTCATCGGCGGCAGCACGATACGTTTCACCTTTTTCGCACAGTCCTTCGGGCTGTAAAAGCTAGCCATATCCGTTCCTTTGGCCCTTGGCAGCCGGTGATTGCTTTGATTTTTACTCATGTTAGCAAGACTCCTTCGATAAAATTTTCGCGCGAAAAACCCAGCTTGTTGGTCGGGCCATTGCGCTAAATGGCGGCCATATGTTCAAGAAATCCAGAAGATGCCCTCCTGCTCGATTTCAACCTGCTCCAGCTGCTGCTCAAAACTTTATAGCCATCCTTGTTGTCTTCCTTTCTTAGTTGGAGAAGTACATCGCTTTATTCGTAAACGTTACGATTTATTATAGCGCATAGGCTGGGTTTTGGAAAGGGGGGTATGCAAGCCTTACTGGCTCACATACTCTTCCCCCGCCTGCTGCACCCATTGCACGAACAGCTTTGCCCCTTCCGTCAGAACCTCTTCATCGATATCGAATAAGGGATGATGCAGCGGATAAACCGTTTCAGCTGCTGGATGGGCACTGCCAATAAACGCGAATGCTCCCGTCACCTTCTGTACATACAGCGCAAAGTCTTCCCCAGCAAGGCTAGGCTTGTCCAAAATAACAACCTTATCGTCACCCAAGGCGATTCTCCCGGCCTGAATGGTCAGCTGAACGGCTGACGCGTTATTAAGCAGCGGTGTTCCTAGCCGATATCGCGACGTATAGCTGCCGCCATAAGTGCTGGCGACAGCATCTGCTCTCTTTTCCAGAAGTTGATGAATTTGCGCAGTCAGCTCCGGGTGAAAAACGCGATAGGTCCCGCTCAGCTTGCTTTCCCCCGCAATTGCATTAATCGCAGTACCCGCATGCAAAGTACCGAATGCGAACACCTTCGTTTCCCAAGGGTCTGTTTCCACTGCAAGAGCGAATTTAACATCAGAAACAAATTGCACCGCCATCGACAGCGCGTCCACAGCCAAATGCGGCGTACTATGATGACCGTTCAACCCTTGAAAAGCAATGTGGAAATGCGAGGATGCCGCCATCGCCTCTTTGCGATGAATGCCAACAACACCCGTAGGCAGCTCCGGCCATACATGCATGGCAAAGCATAGGTCGACACCTTCCAGCACCCCAGCCTCAATCATATCTCGACCACCACTTATCATCCGCCCATCAATTGGACTAGGAAGCGCACTTTCCTCAGCGGGCTGAAATACAAATTTAATCGTTCCTGACCAGATATCTCGGTGCCGACTGAGCGCCTTTGCTGCTCCTAGCAGCATCGTCATATGAGCATCATGACCACAGGCATGCATAGCTCCTTCGCTCGCGGAACGGTGGTCAAATGTATTCTCCTCCGTAATCGCCAGAGCATCCATATCTGCTCGCAGCACGATCGTCGGTCCCGGCTTATCGCTGCTGAGAATGCCAACAACGCCTTTGCCAAAATGCTTGCCGACATGCCGCTGAACTTGCAAGCCCCATCCCGATAAATAGCCCGCTACCTTCTCTGCAGTCCAGCCCACCTCAAATAATACCTCGGGATGCTTGTGAAAATCTCTGCGCAGCGCGATTAATTCCTCACGCAACGTATCTACATAGGCTAGCGCAGCTTGTGCATTCATAAAAATCGCCTCCTTATATGTGAAACCTTTTTATCCAGATCGACATAAGCAAGCAAAAACGACTTCGTCGTCCTCTGGCGGCACAGCGCGTTTCACTCCGAGAAATATAGAGAAAGCATGGCGAAATCATATACTTTCCTATATTTCAAAAAAAGCGGAAACATCCCTTGTATCAGGATGTTTCCGCTTTTACGGTCAACTCTATTTTCAATAATAGGTATGGCCTAGCCATAAGTCAATGCCAGGTACATTTTAATACTGGCGAAAAGCAAGCACCGCGTTGACTCCGCCAAAGCCGTAGGAGTTGGACACTGCTGCCGCGGACTTCACCGTACGCGGATTTTTGACAACCAAGTCAAGCTGCGCCTCCGGGTCTGGCTCATCCAAATTCGTAGTTGGCGGCAGCCACCCATTGCGCAGCGCAAGCAGCGTAATCGCTGCTTCAATAGCGCCTGATGCGCCAAGCGGATGGCCGTACAAGCCTTTCGTGCCGCTGACGGCTACCGGATGGTTGCCAAATACTTGGCGGATGACCCGTGATTCCGTCACATCATTGAGCAGCGTCGAAGAGCCGTGGGCATTGACATAGTCAATGTCCTCCGGTGCCATATCCGCGCTCGTCAGCGCCTGGCGCAAGGCGCGTGCTGCCTGCGTGCCGCATGGGAGCGGCGCGCTCATATGATGCGCATCGTTGGTCAGCCCGAAGCCTGCCAGCTCGCCATATATTTTCGCGCCTCGCGCCCTCGCATGATGCTCGGCTTCAATAACGAGCACGGCGCTGCCCTCGCCCATGACGAAGCCGTCGCGATTGCGGTCAAACGGCCGGCTTGCCACACCCGGCGACTCATTGCGAGTAGACATCGCACGCAGCATGTCGAAGGCGCCGAAGGAAAGCGGCGCAAGCGGGGCTTCCGAGCCGCCTGCCATAATGACGTCCGCTTCGCCGCGCCGGATCGCTTGCAGCGCCCGGCCGATGGCGACGGCACCAGAAGCGCAGGACATTGCGTTCGTCTCATTCAAGCCCGTCATGCCAAACTCCATGGCAAGATTGCACGAGGCCGCGCCGCCGAACACGGAAAACCCCAGCGTCGGCGACACGGCCCGGAAGCCGCCATTATGGTAGCGGCTGCACTGCTCTTCCGCATAGGCGATGCCACCCAGCGCACTGCCCATAAATACGCCTGCCCGATCAGCATCGAGATCGGCAGGGTTCAGCCCGGCGTCGCGCAGCGCCAGTGCGCCGCTGGCAACGGCTAGCTGCGAATAACGGTCCATGCGATGCGCCCGCTTTTTATCCATATAATGCTCCGCCTGAAAATCCGGAATTTGTGCAGCTATTCGGCTCCGCAGCCCTTCCGGCACAAAACGTTCAATTTCTCTCACCGCGCTTTGCCCCCGCACTAGACCTTCCCATAACTGCTCCACGCCTGCGCCAATCGGCGTTACACAGCCTATTCCGGTTATGACCGCCTTAATCGCATTAGCCATTGCGCCCACCTGCCTCTCTTTGTTGAATACTGGCTTGCTCTGCCGCATCGTTTGCGAACTGCTCAGCTAATTGTTCTCTTAGAGCCTCCCATTGCAGGTCTGTCCATTGCCCGGAATCAGGGAGCTCTTCTTGCACAGCTTGCTTCTTGGCAGCAAGCGCGGCTTCAAGCTCAGCCTGCTGCTTCAAGCCTTGCAGCGTTCTCTCCGCAATCGCATAGACGAACTGCTTGCCGATAAAACCGGCGAAGAGCCTGCGGCTCCATGGTGGAGAATTCCAGCGATGCACAATCGATACAGAAACCTTCTCTCCAGCCGGTACAATGCGCCATTCTACCTCCATCCCTTTCGTTACACCGCGCACATGGCGGTAACCAACGATCAGTTCCTCCTCATTCACTACCATTTCGCTTTCCCACCAGACCGGCCACTGAAACCGTTTAAATGGCCGAACGGCGGCCATTCTCACGAGTCCTCCCCGCTCACTGCCGCCATAGCGAAACTGGATCTGGCGGTAATGCGGGAGCAGCTGCGGCCAATTTTCGATTTTTCGGGCATATTGGAAGGCCGTCAGCGACTCACAGCGCATCGTTACCTCGTTGTAGGTATGCATGTGTATTCAATCCTCCTTGTATGTGTATCTATTCATAAGCAATCGCCAATTACTGCCGCCAGGCGACTGCGGGCGGCAGGCAGCGAGCCAAGTCCACGCAAAGCGGATTGCCACAGCAGCTCATGCCTGCTCGTCCATTCAATCAGTTTTTGCAGCCGAATAGCTGGTGCGAAGCGGCTTTGCTGAAGTGCCGCATAGCGAGCAAGCGGCGCATCGCTGTCGATCTCGAGCGCTTGAAGCAGCAGCGGCGCAGCAAGCTCCGCACTGCTGAGCGCGCGGTAAATGCCCTGGCCTGTCAGCGGATCATAATAACCGGCAGCATCGCCGATGAGCAGCAGCCCTGCTTGCTGCGTTGCCCGCACACGGCGGTCAAATGGCCCACAGGCGAGCACCTCGCCTGTGCAAGCCACACCCTGCAAGCGCTCCGCCAGCTCTGGCAGCTCGCCCGCCTTTCCCAGCAGCCATGCAGCGCGCCCCTCCTTGCTTTTAGCAGAAGCAGCTCTGTTATCCGCTTCAGCCGGAGCAGAAGCACGGACAGTCCCATCGCAAGAGGCAGGAGCTTTTCCACTTACATTGACAAAAAACGATGCGGCTTCAAGCGTCTCCATCTGCGTATCCGTAGCCGTATATGTATCCATATCCGCATGACCAGCTTCATTCTTAACAGCTCCGCTTTCTTTCAAGCCTGCGGCTACTGCTGCCGCACTCCCATCTCCCGACAGCTGGGCAAGCGTCATATTGGCCTCACCTCCGCCAATCGGCGCAAGCCCAACAACGAGGCCGCGCCCAGTGAACAGCTCGACACGTGGCTGCAAATCCCGCACACCGCTCACCCGTGCCGTGAACGCTGTTTTGCGCAGCGGGCCGAAGCTGCTAAGCCCCGCGCAGCGGGCCACTGCTGAGCGAATCCCATCGGCGCCAATAACGAGGCGCGCCCG
This genomic window contains:
- a CDS encoding NAD(P)/FAD-dependent oxidoreductase — encoded protein: MHDVIIVGAGPAGSVLAALLAAQGVKVLVLERESLPRRKPCGESLNPGAVAALARVLPAGKFAAILSSMEHSLIHGWRLTSGKAELLASFPAGQFGMACAREKLDYALALHAGEAGAKVIEQMRVQRLIWEQGRVAGVVAYSAAGQAAEFRARLVIGADGIRSAVARCAGLSSFGPLRKTAFTARVSGVRDLQPRVELFTGRGLVVGLAPIGGGEANMTLAQLSGDGSAAAVAAGLKESGAVKNEAGHADMDTYTATDTQMETLEAASFFVNVSGKAPASCDGTVRASAPAEADNRAASAKSKEGRAAWLLGKAGELPELAERLQGVACTGEVLACGPFDRRVRATQQAGLLLIGDAAGYYDPLTGQGIYRALSSAELAAPLLLQALEIDSDAPLARYAALQQSRFAPAIRLQKLIEWTSRHELLWQSALRGLGSLPAARSRLAAVIGDCL